A genomic segment from Bacillus cereus G9842 encodes:
- a CDS encoding class I SAM-dependent methyltransferase, with translation MDTTQQNSNAWDKKVEEGSRYTQPVSSEIIEKSKSGEWEITVTTEKSVPREWFPKSLDGLKILCLASGGGQQAPVLAAAGADVTVTDISKKQLEQDEKVAKRDGLTLKTVQGDMSDLGDFEDEYFDIVVNPVSNLFVKDVHLVWNEVSRVLKNKGILIAGFTNPLLWIFDDNQEQKGILDVKHSIPSSTLDYLPEDEVQDYIDSNQTIEYAHTLEDQIQGQIEAGFAMTGFYEDDFGGTRILDKHIKTFIATKAIKLKMD, from the coding sequence ATGGATACTACACAACAAAACAGTAATGCATGGGATAAGAAGGTTGAAGAAGGTTCTAGATACACGCAGCCTGTAAGTAGCGAGATTATTGAGAAAAGCAAATCAGGTGAATGGGAGATTACAGTCACTACGGAAAAGTCAGTTCCTAGAGAGTGGTTTCCAAAGTCATTAGATGGATTAAAGATACTTTGCTTAGCGTCAGGTGGTGGACAACAAGCACCTGTTCTAGCTGCTGCTGGAGCAGATGTAACAGTTACTGATATATCTAAGAAGCAATTGGAACAAGATGAAAAGGTAGCAAAACGGGATGGTTTGACTTTAAAAACCGTACAAGGAGATATGTCAGACCTTGGTGACTTTGAGGATGAATATTTTGATATTGTTGTAAATCCTGTCTCTAATTTGTTTGTAAAAGATGTTCATCTTGTATGGAATGAAGTTTCTAGGGTTTTAAAGAATAAAGGTATTCTTATTGCTGGATTTACAAATCCATTACTATGGATCTTTGATGATAACCAAGAACAAAAAGGTATTCTTGATGTTAAACATTCAATTCCTTCATCAACATTGGATTATTTACCAGAGGATGAAGTTCAAGATTACATCGATTCAAATCAAACAATAGAATATGCGCATACTTTAGAAGACCAAATCCAAGGCCAAATTGAAGCTGGTTTTGCTATGACAGGTTTTTATGAGGATGATTTTGGTGGGACAAGGATATTAGATAAGCATATTAAAACATTTATTGCGACAAAAGCTATAAAGTTAAAGATGGATTAA
- a CDS encoding MarR family winged helix-turn-helix transcriptional regulator: protein MTQHKEEQMNEALALFYFAYKTFTEKPDEIIKEYGIQRVHHRILFFIARFPGISVNELLSLLEISKQALHGPLRQLVEKGLIESNEATHDRRVKQLSLTEQGADLEKKLSDVQRQQMGAIFSKFGESCEDNWHQVMNEMANSRSGFDAWISKREIPVDQK from the coding sequence ATGACACAACATAAAGAAGAACAGATGAATGAGGCATTAGCATTATTTTATTTTGCATATAAAACATTTACTGAAAAGCCAGATGAAATTATAAAAGAATATGGCATTCAACGAGTACATCATCGAATTTTATTTTTTATCGCACGTTTTCCAGGGATAAGTGTAAATGAGTTATTATCATTATTAGAAATAAGTAAACAAGCTCTCCACGGGCCACTACGTCAACTTGTGGAAAAGGGCTTAATTGAGAGTAATGAAGCTACGCATGACCGCCGTGTGAAACAGTTGTCTTTAACAGAACAAGGTGCAGATTTAGAGAAAAAATTGAGCGATGTACAAAGACAACAAATGGGCGCTATTTTTTCAAAATTTGGTGAATCATGTGAAGACAATTGGCATCAAGTTATGAATGAAATGGCAAATAGTCGATCAGGTTTTGATGCTTGGATATCAAAACGGGAAATACCAGTCGATCAAAAATAA
- the gpmA gene encoding 2,3-diphosphoglycerate-dependent phosphoglycerate mutase — MIKLVLIRHGQSLWNLENRFTGWTDVDLSENGLSEAREAGAILKKNRYTFDVAYTSVLKRAIRTLWIVLHEMDLTWVPIHKSWKLNERHYGALQGLNKDETAQKYGEEQVHIWRRSVDVRPPALTEDDPRYEATDPRYKTLKKGEFPLTECLEDTEKRVLAYWHSEIAPILKNGNKVIISSHGNTIRSLVKYLDNLSSDGVVSLNIPTSIPLVYELDENLRPIRHYYLSMDGEVPEGEIPKHISF, encoded by the coding sequence ATGATAAAACTTGTACTTATTCGTCACGGACAAAGTTTATGGAATCTTGAAAATCGCTTTACTGGATGGACAGATGTTGATCTATCAGAGAATGGATTAAGTGAAGCGAGAGAAGCAGGAGCAATATTAAAGAAAAACAGATATACTTTTGATGTGGCTTATACATCTGTATTAAAACGCGCAATTCGGACGTTATGGATTGTACTTCATGAGATGGATCTTACTTGGGTCCCAATACATAAATCTTGGAAGCTAAATGAAAGACATTATGGTGCATTGCAGGGGTTGAATAAAGATGAAACTGCTCAAAAATATGGTGAGGAGCAAGTTCATATTTGGAGAAGAAGTGTTGATGTAAGACCACCGGCTCTTACTGAAGACGATCCTCGATATGAAGCGACCGATCCAAGATATAAAACACTCAAAAAAGGTGAATTTCCATTAACTGAATGTTTAGAGGATACGGAGAAGAGAGTACTTGCTTATTGGCACTCAGAAATTGCGCCGATATTAAAAAATGGTAATAAAGTAATTATTTCATCACACGGTAACACAATTCGCTCGCTAGTAAAATACTTAGACAACCTTTCGAGTGATGGTGTAGTTTCATTAAATATTCCAACTAGTATTCCGCTTGTTTATGAATTAGACGAAAACTTACGTCCGATTCGTCATTATTATTTAAGTATGGATGGAGAAGTACCTGAAGGGGAAATTCCGAAACATATTTCTTTTTAA
- a CDS encoding type II toxin-antitoxin system SpoIISA family toxin — protein MISNIRIGLFVLAIVFVVLVFFYWKNEELYEEKKQRIRKTWYGLFIISVTVYFMIKGIDLTLWKNLLMFTAMVIFVDIAFILTPNISEIWGAKFSDIGKTVQSIKRSLIASKARGEIYTTIIQNVNPAVFGTMEWHTEEEYTKSLNVFLDSYGEKIGAKIVVFEAAKELNTNFRGIRSQFSIIVPLEHIEQLNEQKAVQVENVGIIPAKIVSDVFIVIDGKKNNLQDRDFENVYNLTIHHSYFSK, from the coding sequence ATGATCTCTAACATTCGAATTGGCTTATTTGTTTTAGCGATTGTCTTTGTAGTCCTTGTTTTCTTTTATTGGAAAAATGAGGAGTTGTACGAGGAGAAAAAGCAACGTATTAGAAAGACTTGGTATGGTTTGTTTATCATATCTGTCACCGTGTATTTCATGATAAAAGGAATTGATTTAACCCTCTGGAAAAATCTTTTAATGTTTACTGCAATGGTTATTTTTGTTGATATTGCGTTCATTTTAACGCCTAATATTTCAGAAATATGGGGTGCGAAATTTAGCGATATTGGCAAGACAGTTCAATCAATAAAACGATCATTAATTGCATCTAAAGCGAGAGGAGAAATATACACCACAATTATTCAAAATGTTAATCCAGCAGTTTTCGGTACGATGGAATGGCATACGGAAGAAGAATATACAAAGAGCTTAAATGTATTTTTAGATTCATATGGGGAAAAAATTGGCGCGAAAATTGTTGTTTTTGAAGCGGCAAAGGAATTAAATACAAACTTTCGTGGTATTCGCTCGCAATTTAGTATTATCGTTCCGTTAGAACATATCGAGCAATTGAATGAGCAGAAAGCAGTGCAAGTAGAAAATGTCGGGATTATACCAGCAAAAATAGTAAGTGATGTTTTCATTGTTATTGATGGAAAGAAAAATAACCTGCAAGATCGGGATTTTGAAAATGTATATAATTTAACAATACATCATAGTTATTTTAGTAAATAA
- the spoIISB gene encoding stage II sporulation protein SB, with translation MAEVNVQKSSFFKEKKEESNTDFSLVKGALTENINRLEKLMNNSSSKYIQVKRTKENA, from the coding sequence ATGGCTGAAGTCAATGTACAAAAGTCTTCGTTTTTTAAAGAAAAAAAAGAAGAATCCAATACAGATTTCTCTCTTGTGAAAGGTGCATTAACGGAGAATATAAATCGGTTAGAGAAACTGATGAATAATAGTAGTTCAAAATATATACAAGTGAAAAGAACAAAAGAAAATGCATAG
- a CDS encoding YxeA family protein, with product MKKFAAIITLCLLFFSFTIGCERASLNKIGKDVYYMQIKGEGAIEKVDGRNLRNYTLPAYHEDGVKKQITFRSTKKENDHKLNEDAFLRLYVDQDDNSKNEISSIEVKSYEEIQKTDLPKKVKDKFTIK from the coding sequence ATGAAAAAGTTTGCAGCAATTATTACACTATGTTTATTATTTTTTAGTTTTACTATTGGCTGTGAGAGAGCGTCACTAAATAAAATTGGTAAAGATGTATATTACATGCAGATAAAAGGCGAAGGAGCTATCGAAAAAGTAGATGGTAGAAACTTACGAAACTATACGCTGCCCGCATATCATGAAGATGGTGTCAAAAAACAAATTACATTTAGAAGTACAAAAAAAGAAAACGACCATAAATTAAATGAAGACGCGTTTTTACGCCTTTATGTAGATCAAGATGATAATAGCAAAAATGAAATATCATCAATTGAAGTAAAGTCCTATGAAGAGATTCAGAAAACAGATTTACCTAAAAAAGTAAAAGATAAGTTTACTATTAAATAA
- the pepD gene encoding beta-Ala-His dipeptidase, producing MYSTLEQLTKHPVFYHFAEISKIPRGSGNEKEISDYLVGFAKERNLEVIQDEALNVIIKKEATAGYENVPAIIIQGHMDMVCEKNQATVHDFEKDPIELRIIGDMLYANQTTLGADNGIAVAYALALLDSKEIPHPALEVVITTEEETTMGGAFAIDPNHFEGKIFINIDSEEDHKLLVSSAGGAKAVETIPVIWDETPANMDAYRLYVGGLKGGHSGMEIDKQRGNANKVLGRVLRDLSAHTEFNISEVHGGLKTNAIPRESVATILIRTEDVGQVEEKLESWTRVLQEEMRAVDSDVHVTLTKLDETVEKVFAKETQKQLISSLFLIPNGIQSMSMDIKGLVESSTNLGVIETLQDEIKLRNEVRSSVSSLKQHVAEEIKYIAELVGATFEIESEYPEWPYNPNSQIRNLFEKVHQEKYNKEIEIFAVHAGIECSAFVQKMPELDAISFGPDIFNVHTPDEHISISSVVNNWGFFVDVMKVTKELAK from the coding sequence ATGTATTCTACTTTAGAACAATTAACAAAGCACCCTGTATTTTATCATTTTGCAGAAATTTCAAAGATTCCTAGAGGATCAGGTAATGAAAAGGAAATTAGTGATTATTTAGTGGGCTTTGCAAAAGAGCGTAACTTAGAAGTCATTCAAGATGAAGCATTAAATGTCATTATTAAAAAAGAAGCAACAGCTGGTTATGAAAATGTACCAGCTATTATTATTCAAGGTCATATGGATATGGTTTGCGAAAAAAATCAAGCAACAGTACATGATTTTGAAAAAGATCCAATTGAATTACGAATCATTGGGGACATGTTATATGCAAATCAAACAACTTTAGGTGCGGATAATGGTATTGCAGTTGCGTATGCATTAGCTTTATTAGATTCAAAAGAAATTCCGCATCCAGCACTTGAAGTCGTTATCACTACTGAAGAAGAAACGACAATGGGCGGGGCTTTTGCTATTGATCCAAATCATTTTGAAGGAAAGATATTTATAAATATTGATTCTGAAGAAGATCATAAATTACTTGTAAGTAGTGCAGGTGGTGCGAAAGCTGTTGAAACAATTCCCGTAATTTGGGATGAAACACCAGCGAATATGGATGCATACCGTCTATATGTTGGCGGTCTAAAAGGCGGACATTCTGGTATGGAAATTGATAAACAACGCGGTAATGCGAACAAAGTATTAGGACGAGTGTTACGTGATTTATCAGCACATACGGAGTTTAACATAAGTGAAGTTCACGGCGGATTAAAAACGAATGCAATTCCGCGTGAAAGTGTAGCTACAATTTTAATTCGTACAGAAGATGTAGGGCAAGTAGAAGAAAAACTAGAATCATGGACACGTGTATTACAAGAAGAAATGCGTGCTGTTGATTCAGATGTTCATGTTACACTGACAAAATTGGATGAAACAGTTGAAAAAGTATTTGCTAAAGAGACACAAAAGCAGCTTATTTCATCATTATTCTTAATTCCGAATGGTATTCAAAGTATGAGCATGGATATTAAAGGTCTTGTAGAAAGCTCAACAAATTTAGGCGTTATTGAAACGTTGCAAGATGAAATTAAATTACGTAACGAAGTGCGAAGTTCTGTAAGTAGTTTAAAACAACATGTTGCAGAAGAAATCAAATATATTGCTGAATTAGTTGGTGCTACATTTGAAATAGAGTCAGAGTATCCAGAATGGCCATACAATCCAAACTCACAAATTCGTAATTTATTTGAAAAAGTACATCAAGAAAAATACAATAAAGAAATTGAAATCTTCGCTGTACATGCGGGGATTGAGTGTAGCGCATTCGTTCAAAAGATGCCTGAATTAGATGCAATTTCATTCGGACCAGACATCTTTAACGTCCACACTCCAGATGAACATATCAGTATCTCTTCTGTAGTGAATAACTGGGGATTCTTCGTTGATGTAATGAAGGTTACGAAAGAATTAGCTAAGTAA
- a CDS encoding papain-like cysteine protease family protein, translated as MKGRKHFIVCMVLLFFTFSFIGVQKIIAEEVEFSGTTAPLNVNVREAKSLNANIVDVIPGNTKVSFKGWEYGEAVKDYWTGNLDNRWFYYFKDGKKVYVTSAYINGNPPSTPIDRKLSVPNILQERSNWCWAGTSVSVLNYFGKTPSQDQYVRYVKGGSYNNPATSREIQYGLSGYGVSSAISSGAKSYDWFKSQINSNQPMIVLIMWQNGANIGHFLVLDGFYKGTNGTDYITYMDPWYGDHYNHNFSTFHNNNNFWWSETVYNIHAN; from the coding sequence ATGAAGGGAAGAAAGCATTTTATTGTTTGTATGGTTTTATTGTTCTTCACATTTAGTTTTATTGGTGTTCAGAAAATAATAGCAGAAGAAGTTGAATTTTCAGGGACAACAGCTCCATTGAATGTAAATGTTAGAGAGGCGAAAAGTTTGAATGCAAATATTGTAGATGTGATTCCCGGAAATACAAAAGTATCTTTTAAAGGATGGGAGTATGGTGAAGCGGTTAAAGATTACTGGACAGGAAATTTAGATAATCGTTGGTTTTACTATTTTAAAGATGGAAAAAAAGTATATGTAACGTCAGCGTATATTAATGGAAATCCTCCAAGTACACCAATAGACCGTAAATTATCTGTACCTAACATATTACAAGAAAGATCAAATTGGTGTTGGGCAGGCACTTCGGTTTCAGTTTTAAATTATTTTGGGAAAACTCCTTCACAAGATCAGTACGTTAGGTATGTTAAGGGTGGATCATATAATAATCCTGCAACTTCACGTGAAATACAATATGGATTATCGGGATATGGTGTTAGTTCAGCTATAAGTTCTGGAGCAAAATCGTATGATTGGTTCAAAAGTCAAATTAATAGTAATCAGCCGATGATTGTACTCATTATGTGGCAAAATGGAGCTAACATCGGACACTTTCTAGTACTTGATGGATTTTATAAAGGGACAAATGGAACAGATTATATAACGTACATGGACCCTTGGTATGGTGATCATTATAATCATAATTTCAGTACGTTCCATAACAATAATAATTTTTGGTGGAGTGAAACTGTTTATAATATCCATGCAAACTAA
- a CDS encoding response regulator transcription factor, whose protein sequence is MKRILTERELEVAIYVAKGYTDAEISRKIYVTPRRISTIINHIKEKWHINSRVELGILVYHYGFIDAPLFSNKEIQLCKKVVQ, encoded by the coding sequence ATGAAAAGAATATTAACCGAAAGAGAATTAGAAGTGGCTATTTATGTAGCAAAAGGATATACAGATGCAGAAATTTCCAGAAAAATATATGTTACCCCTAGAAGAATTTCAACGATAATTAATCATATTAAAGAAAAATGGCATATTAATTCTAGAGTGGAATTAGGTATTTTAGTTTATCATTATGGTTTTATAGATGCACCCTTATTTTCTAATAAGGAAATTCAGCTATGCAAAAAGGTTGTACAGTAG
- a CDS encoding helix-turn-helix domain-containing protein: protein MEFYNLGIIIKELRKKKNMSQSELCHGICSQSQISKIEKGIIYPSSILLYQLSERLGIDPNYIFALTKNKKIKYIENVKCVMRDCVKQKKYNELYEIVKKEKNENNFQSKEDKQFLLWHEAIAIYYVNGATINAFDILNRALKQTLSSSNFLSEKEISIMNSIAIIHAENEEYEKSINILKQSLINFNKIEFPREKEIKLRLIHTLTKCLHLANQYEEAIKYSEIGIKLAINMNTLYLLGELFFEKGAILLKVQHSNEVGLTYIKKALFIFELTERKQYIKMIKDKYIKNEE, encoded by the coding sequence ATGGAATTCTACAATCTTGGTATTATTATTAAAGAACTTAGAAAGAAAAAAAATATGTCACAATCTGAATTATGTCATGGAATATGTTCACAAAGCCAAATTAGTAAGATAGAAAAAGGGATTATTTATCCATCTAGCATATTGTTGTATCAACTATCTGAAAGACTTGGTATTGATCCAAATTATATATTTGCACTGACCAAAAATAAAAAAATAAAATATATTGAAAATGTAAAATGTGTAATGAGAGATTGTGTGAAACAAAAAAAATATAATGAGCTTTACGAAATAGTGAAAAAAGAGAAAAACGAAAATAATTTCCAATCAAAAGAAGATAAACAATTTCTATTATGGCATGAAGCGATTGCTATATATTATGTAAATGGAGCAACAATTAATGCTTTTGACATTTTAAATAGAGCACTAAAACAAACTTTAAGTAGTAGTAACTTTTTATCAGAAAAAGAAATAAGCATAATGAATTCAATTGCTATAATACATGCAGAAAATGAAGAGTATGAGAAAAGCATAAATATATTAAAACAAAGTTTAATTAATTTTAATAAGATAGAATTTCCTAGAGAAAAAGAAATCAAATTAAGACTCATTCATACGTTAACAAAATGTCTACACCTTGCAAATCAATATGAAGAAGCGATTAAGTATAGTGAAATAGGTATAAAATTAGCCATAAATATGAATACTTTATACTTATTAGGTGAATTGTTTTTTGAAAAAGGTGCAATTTTATTGAAAGTTCAGCACTCTAATGAAGTTGGTTTAACATACATAAAAAAGGCATTATTTATATTTGAACTAACAGAAAGAAAACAATATATAAAAATGATCAAGGATAAATATATTAAAAATGAAGAATAA
- a CDS encoding AbrB/MazE/SpoVT family DNA-binding domain-containing protein, whose product MKSRGITRKADSMGRIVIPMEIRRSLGIVEKDSLEMFIEEDQIILRKYQSPRACALTGDISDSNISLANGKIIVSPEGTEQLIKKLQQYLLK is encoded by the coding sequence ATGAAATCAAGAGGGATTACTCGTAAAGCAGATAGCATGGGGCGTATTGTTATTCCAATGGAAATAAGACGGAGTTTAGGAATTGTAGAAAAAGATTCTCTTGAAATGTTTATAGAAGAGGATCAGATTATTTTACGAAAATATCAATCTCCAAGAGCTTGTGCACTTACAGGTGATATTTCAGACAGCAATATTTCGTTAGCGAATGGGAAGATTATTGTAAGTCCAGAGGGGACGGAACAATTAATAAAGAAGTTACAGCAATATCTTTTAAAATAA
- a CDS encoding TSUP family transporter: MDFTIELLILLFLVAVLAGWIDTIAGGGGMITIPIMLLVGMSPSVAIATNKLQGSSGTLMATVFFIKKKEINLKEMRLSILMTFFGSVLGGWLVLQIRAEYLIMILPFLLIIIGLYFLLSPNIANEDRPRKISMLLFALTVAPFLGFYDGFFGPGTGSLIALAFILLCGYSATRATANAKILNFTSNFAALLYFIIFGQIDWTIGLIMMLGQIIGSYIGAKMVLTKGTSLIRPIVVIVCFVMAIKIFLQNMN; the protein is encoded by the coding sequence ATGGATTTTACTATTGAATTACTCATATTACTATTTTTAGTAGCTGTATTAGCAGGGTGGATAGATACAATTGCTGGAGGCGGTGGTATGATAACTATCCCGATAATGTTATTAGTAGGTATGTCTCCTTCTGTAGCGATAGCAACTAATAAACTGCAAGGGAGTAGCGGAACTCTCATGGCGACAGTGTTTTTTATTAAGAAGAAAGAAATTAATCTTAAAGAAATGCGTTTGTCCATCTTAATGACCTTTTTTGGATCAGTTTTGGGTGGATGGCTTGTTTTACAGATACGGGCAGAATATCTAATCATGATATTACCTTTTTTACTTATTATTATTGGTCTTTATTTTCTATTATCTCCAAATATAGCAAACGAAGATCGACCGAGAAAAATAAGTATGTTGTTGTTTGCGTTAACAGTGGCTCCATTCCTTGGATTTTATGATGGTTTCTTCGGCCCAGGAACAGGTAGCTTGATTGCTTTAGCGTTCATTCTTTTATGTGGATATAGTGCTACACGGGCAACTGCAAATGCTAAGATTTTGAATTTTACTAGTAATTTCGCTGCTTTGTTGTATTTTATTATTTTTGGCCAAATCGATTGGACAATTGGATTGATTATGATGCTTGGTCAAATTATAGGGTCATATATTGGGGCGAAGATGGTGCTTACAAAAGGGACGTCATTAATACGACCAATAGTGGTTATTGTTTGCTTTGTCATGGCAATTAAGATTTTTTTACAAAATATGAACTAA
- a CDS encoding CatB-related O-acetyltransferase gives MKHPLFNHWSETKYIKDIVTNPLIEVGEYSYYSGYYGHQNFEDGCVRYLWGDAKSQALFNPIEQMGWHLDKLIIGNYVCIASGVVILMGGNHNHHSEWITVYPFAEQIEQSYETKGDTVIKSDAWIGMNAIIMPGVTIGEGAIVAAGSVVSKDVPPYTIVGGNPAKEIKKRFTDTEINMLMEMRWFDWDRKLIEKAIPLLSSPSIEPLFAFYKNEVKNK, from the coding sequence ATGAAGCATCCATTATTTAATCATTGGTCAGAAACAAAATATATAAAAGATATAGTAACAAATCCACTCATTGAAGTAGGAGAGTACTCCTATTATTCAGGGTATTATGGTCATCAAAATTTTGAAGATGGTTGTGTAAGGTATTTGTGGGGGGATGCTAAGTCACAAGCACTGTTTAATCCAATTGAACAGATGGGATGGCATCTTGATAAACTCATTATTGGGAATTATGTTTGCATTGCAAGTGGAGTAGTCATTTTAATGGGTGGTAACCATAATCATCACTCAGAATGGATTACAGTATATCCATTCGCTGAGCAAATTGAACAATCATATGAAACTAAGGGCGATACAGTCATTAAAAGTGATGCTTGGATTGGAATGAATGCTATAATAATGCCTGGCGTTACTATTGGTGAAGGTGCAATTGTTGCTGCAGGATCTGTCGTAAGTAAAGATGTTCCGCCGTATACAATAGTTGGTGGAAATCCTGCTAAGGAAATAAAGAAACGATTCACTGATACAGAAATAAACATGTTAATGGAAATGCGTTGGTTTGATTGGGATAGGAAATTGATCGAGAAGGCAATTCCGCTGTTATCTAGTCCATCCATCGAACCATTATTTGCTTTTTATAAAAATGAAGTAAAAAATAAATAA
- a CDS encoding D-alanyl-D-alanine carboxypeptidase family protein, whose protein sequence is MKGMFCKRFIAIVTVLTLFFSMFVTFGRAAAETVSAIDVEAGSAILIEANSGKILYQKNADESLAIASMTKMMSEYLVHEAVDKGKLKWDQKVKISEYAHKISQDRSLSNVPLENGGSYTVKELYEAMAIYSANGATIALVEEIAGKEGNFVKMMNDKSKEFGMKDYKFVNSTGLTNQDLKGYHLEGTTLDEKNKMSARDCAILAQRLIQDFPQILNTAKIPKKTFQEGGKYPIDMANFNWMLKGLIKQYEGVDGLKTGTTPEAGDCFTGTVERNGMRLISVVIKAKSHTARFDETKKLYDYGFANFEVKNVYGKDSVVKGHETVRVANAKEKDVVVQTKQAVSLPMRKGNKDGYKKEFKVSNKEPEAPIKKGVTISKIIISPKDNTDPGFLSGNSLQIDLVTKSDVEQANWFTRFIRKTGSFFSGMWDSAIDIVKS, encoded by the coding sequence GTGAAAGGTATGTTTTGCAAGAGATTTATTGCAATAGTAACAGTGCTTACACTATTTTTTAGTATGTTCGTTACATTTGGAAGAGCAGCAGCGGAAACAGTTTCTGCTATAGACGTTGAAGCAGGATCAGCAATTTTAATAGAAGCAAATTCCGGAAAAATTTTATATCAAAAAAATGCAGATGAATCATTGGCAATTGCTAGTATGACAAAAATGATGAGCGAATACTTAGTTCATGAAGCGGTAGATAAAGGAAAACTTAAATGGGATCAAAAAGTTAAAATTTCTGAATATGCACATAAGATTTCGCAAGATCGTTCATTATCAAATGTTCCATTAGAAAATGGTGGCTCTTATACGGTAAAAGAGTTATATGAGGCAATGGCAATTTATTCTGCAAATGGTGCAACAATTGCTTTAGTTGAAGAGATTGCTGGTAAAGAGGGCAATTTTGTAAAAATGATGAACGATAAGTCGAAAGAGTTTGGAATGAAAGATTATAAATTTGTAAACTCTACAGGCTTAACAAATCAAGATTTAAAAGGATATCACCTAGAAGGGACAACTCTAGATGAGAAAAATAAAATGTCTGCAAGGGATTGTGCAATTTTAGCACAACGTCTTATTCAAGATTTTCCCCAAATATTGAATACAGCAAAAATTCCTAAAAAAACATTCCAAGAGGGTGGTAAATATCCAATTGATATGGCGAACTTTAACTGGATGTTAAAAGGTTTAATTAAGCAATATGAAGGTGTAGATGGTTTGAAAACAGGAACGACTCCAGAAGCGGGAGATTGTTTCACTGGTACAGTAGAAAGAAATGGTATGCGCCTAATTTCTGTAGTGATAAAAGCAAAATCTCATACGGCACGCTTTGATGAAACAAAGAAATTATACGATTATGGATTTGCGAATTTTGAAGTGAAGAATGTCTACGGAAAAGATTCAGTAGTAAAAGGACATGAAACGGTACGAGTAGCAAATGCAAAAGAGAAAGATGTAGTAGTTCAAACGAAGCAAGCTGTTTCACTTCCAATGCGGAAGGGAAACAAAGACGGTTATAAAAAAGAATTTAAAGTATCAAATAAAGAACCTGAAGCGCCTATTAAAAAAGGTGTAACAATTAGTAAAATAATTATCTCGCCTAAAGATAATACCGATCCTGGGTTCTTATCAGGTAATTCATTACAAATAGACCTTGTAACAAAATCTGATGTGGAACAAGCAAATTGGTTTACACGTTTTATACGTAAAACTGGATCTTTTTTTAGTGGTATGTGGGATAGTGCGATTGATATAGTAAAAAGCTAA